A window of Ictidomys tridecemlineatus isolate mIctTri1 chromosome 15, mIctTri1.hap1, whole genome shotgun sequence contains these coding sequences:
- the LOC101977731 gene encoding vomeronasal type-1 receptor 4 — MAASDVAVGIIFLSQTVVGALGNSSLLLHYLVHYLMGFTVRKTDLILQHLIVANLLALLCRGVPQTMAAFGVKDFLSDFGCKLLFYLHRVGRGVSIGSTCLLSVFQAMKISPENSSCSELKVKAPKYIGFFIYLSWILYLLVNIIIISHMTGKRSKNNITSMKDFEYCSAVQHHRTIYSLHAALLTFPDVLCVGLMLWASSSMVLILHRHKQRMKYVHKNSSPRSSPESRATKNILLLVSTFVSFYMLSCIFQVCVIVIYNPHWLLVKMAAVVAGSFPALSPFLLMSRNSSASRLSLSGIRNRKIPNVRRNI, encoded by the coding sequence ATGGCAGCCAGTGATGTGGCTGTAGGCATCATCTTCTTGTCACAGACTGTGGTTGGAGCTCTGGGcaattcctctcttctcctccattACCTGGTCCATTACCTCATGGGGTTCACGGTAAGAAAGACAGACTTGATTCTTCAGCACTTGATTGTGGCCAACTTGTTAGCCCTCCTGTGTAGAGGAGTTCCTCAGACAATGGCAGCTTTTGGAGTGAAAGATTTCCTCAGTGATTTTGGATGCAAGCTGCTCTTCTATCTTCACAGGGTGGGCAGGGGTGTGTCCATTGGCAGCACCTGCCTCCTGAGTGTCTTCCAGGCCATGAAGATTAGTCCTGAGAATTCCAGTTGTTCAGAGCTTAAAGTGAAAGCTCCAAAATACATTGGTTTCTTCATATACCTGAGCTGGATTCTGTACCTGcttgtaaatattataattatttcacatATGACTGGAAAAAGGagcaaaaataatataacaagCATGAAAGATTTTGAATACTGTTCTGCTGTTCAACATCACAGAACCATATACTCACTGCATGCAGCCTTGCTAACATTCCCTGATGTCCTGTGTGTGGGGCTCATGCTCTGGGCCAGCAGCTCCATGGTGCTCATTCTGCACAGGCACAAGCAGAGAATGAAGTATGTTCATAAGAACAGCTCCCCCAGGTCCTCCCCTGAGTCCAGAGCCACCAAAAACATCCTCCTCCTGGTGAGCACTTTTGTGTCTTTTTACATGCTTTCCTGCATCTTTCAGGTTTGTGTGATTGTTATTTATAATCCCCATTGGCTATTGGTAAAGATGGCTGCAGTAGTTGCTGGGAGTTTCCCAGCTCTCAGCCCCTTTCTGCTCATGAGCAGGAACTCCAGTGCATCCAGGCTCAGTCTCTCTGGAATAAGGAATAGGAAAATACCCAATGTCAGGAGGAACATCTAA